One Mytilus trossulus isolate FHL-02 chromosome 5, PNRI_Mtr1.1.1.hap1, whole genome shotgun sequence DNA segment encodes these proteins:
- the LOC134718005 gene encoding perlwapin-like — MTYIWIYVTIGIYYLQVATSQRNNGDNRKPGRCPAVPPDPKGTCVDLPICSVDSDCYGVKKCCPNGCGHECLFPVDPKPGICPPSGGGHCAEHCSKDSDCQDVQKCCSNGCGHDCFFPVTVKPGTCQTLPPDTVGTCVDLCTVDSDCLGDQKCCSHGCGHSCSSPGKTRNQKCCSEVVGTVVPPQVRHVIRSVVLMVVDTVVPPQVRHVIRSVVLMVVDTVVPPQKESALYS, encoded by the exons ATGACGTATATTTGGATATATGTAACGATAGGTATATACTATCTACAA gttgcaACTAGTCAACGCAACAACGGTG acaATAGAAAACCTGGACGATGTCCAGCCGTTCCACCAGATCCAAAAGGTACATGTGTTGACCTACCAATATGTAGTGTAGATAGTGATTGTTACGGTGTAAAGAAGTGTTGTCCAAATGGTTGTGGACATGAATGCCTTTTTCCAG TCGATCCAAAGCCTGGTATCTGTCCCCCTAGTGGCGGCGGTCATTGTGCTGAGCACTGCAGTAAAGACAGCGATTGTCAGGATGTTCAGAAGTGTTGTTCTAACGGTTGTGGACACGATTGCTTCTTCCCAG TCACTGTTAAGCCTGGTACCTGTCAAACACTTCCACCTGATACTGTTGGGACATGTGTTGACCTTTGCACTGTGGACAGCGATTGTTTAGGTGATCAGAAGTGTTGTTCTCATGGTTGCGGACACAGTTGTTCCTCTCCAG GTAAGACACGTAATCAGAAGTGTTGTTCTGAGGTTGTGGGCACAGTTGTTCCTCCACAGGTAAGACACGTAATCAGAAGTGTTGTTCTCATGGTTGTGGACACAGTTGTTCCTCCACAGGTAAGACACGTAATCAGAAGTGTTGTTCTCATGGTTGTGGACACAGTTGTTCCTCCACAG AAGGAATCAGCACTGTATTCTTGA
- the LOC134718004 gene encoding uncharacterized protein LOC134718004: MTTRIARHVNVYQERNMFTPCRYGFKFNNKNGQTCKCLQACPKAICHRPCEYGFIYDSTGCQTCDCRKRSCPQRLCPWGCPKEYKLGKDSCQTCDCRRGIPCPQEPICPLPNSPHPSCPGPCIYQNRILDGITCRVNCFRGLPPLPGRPGDPCPPTGCPGKPTGAAVQHDFPLNPPGTPPGNCPVGLPLPGFNCGLIPNPDKCPAGSFCNVDPMDRFGVCCLDRRCPVDQGSYFHCYGHYHRYCKDDSSCPKGKKCCKQGCSYKCVDAV, from the exons ATGACGACAAGGATTGCCAGACATGTGAATGTGTACCAGGAAAGAAACATGTTTACGCCGTGCCGATATGGATTTAAGTTTAACAACAAGAATGGTCAGACATGTAAATGTTTACAAG CATGTCCAAAAGCAATATGTCACAGACCATGTGAATATGGCTTTATATATGATTCAACAGGCTGTCAGACCTGCGATTGTAGAAAAA GATCATGTCCTCAAAGGCTTTGCCCATGGGGTTGCCCGAAAGAATATAAACTTGGCAAAGATAGCTGCCAGACCTGTGATTGTAGACGCG GCATACCGTGTCCTCAAGAACCTATATGTCCTCTGCCAAATTCACCGCATCCGTCCTGTCCTGGACCGTGTATATACCAAAATAGAATTCTAGATGGCATAACATGTAGAGTCAACTGTTTTCGTGGACTTCCACCACTCCCTGGTAGACCAGGCGATCCGTGTCCACCAACGGGG TGTCCAGGGAAACCAACTGGAGCAGCAGTTCAACACGATTTTCCTTTAAATCCTCCAGGAACACCACCGGGAA ATTGTCCAGTTGGACTTCCATTACCAGGATTTAACTGTGGACTTATACCAAACCCTGACAAATGTCCAGCAGGATCTTTCTGTAACGTCGACCCAATGGATAGATTCGGTGTATGCTGTCTGG ATCGCCGTTGTCCAGTTGATCAAGGTTCTTATTTCCACTGTTACGGACATTACCACAGATACTGTAAAGATGATTCATCGTGCCCTAAAGGGAAAAAGTGCTGTAAGCAGGGTTGCTCCTACAAATGTGTCGATGCTGTTTAA